A genomic segment from Halomonas sp. TA22 encodes:
- the hutC gene encoding histidine utilization repressor, producing MARQPPRYLQIKQYLLDSIHEGSFPVDHQIPPEEQLAADFGVSRMTANKAIRDLVQEGYLVRQPGIGTFVTDRRSESPLVEINNIADEVRNRGHVYTNRVLHCEAVRADDEMALRMGVRIGTRLYHTTLIHLENSVPIQLEERYVNPRWVPNYLEADFSRHTPNEVLVAACPITDMEHIVEAVLPEAQAVEWLQVDALLPCLSVRRRTWSGERLISYAHLLHPGDRYKLRSMAHSAH from the coding sequence GTGGCACGCCAACCGCCCCGTTACCTGCAGATCAAGCAGTATCTGCTCGACAGCATTCATGAGGGAAGCTTTCCGGTCGATCATCAGATCCCGCCGGAGGAGCAGCTTGCCGCCGACTTCGGTGTCAGCCGTATGACCGCCAACAAGGCGATCCGCGACCTGGTCCAGGAGGGCTACTTGGTGCGTCAGCCGGGTATCGGCACCTTCGTCACCGACCGCCGTTCGGAGTCGCCGCTGGTCGAGATCAACAACATCGCTGACGAGGTGCGCAATCGCGGCCACGTGTACACGAACCGGGTGCTGCACTGCGAGGCGGTGCGTGCCGATGACGAGATGGCGCTGCGCATGGGCGTGCGCATTGGCACCCGGCTCTACCACACCACCCTGATCCATCTGGAGAACAGCGTGCCGATCCAGCTCGAGGAGCGTTACGTCAATCCGCGTTGGGTGCCGAATTACCTTGAGGCCGACTTCTCGCGGCATACCCCCAACGAGGTGCTAGTCGCCGCCTGCCCGATCACCGACATGGAGCATATCGTCGAGGCGGTACTGCCCGAGGCGCAGGCCGTCGAATGGCTGCAGGTCGATGCGTTGCTTCCCTGTCTGAGCGTACGCCGGCGTACCTGGTCGGGCGAGCGTTTGATCAGCTATGCCCACCTGCTGCACCCCGGAGATCGTTACAAGCTGCGCTCCATGGCGCACTCAGCTCACTGA
- a CDS encoding HutD family protein has translation MSAPATLRLAELAVVAWRNGGGVARELARDLSDARSPGWRVSIAELEAPGPFSSFPGLRRHFTVIGDRPVHLDWPDRHVALPPFESVAFEGDEVVSCRLPDGVSQALNLIHDPKRWQASLAWFDPATPLMRDLACDTLLVVVTGEARLEAPSPATLNQGDAWQWDRVGAHAASVSSSVSLEASPRARLIRIDLKPLTT, from the coding sequence TTGAGCGCACCTGCCACTCTGCGCTTGGCCGAGCTCGCCGTCGTTGCCTGGCGCAACGGTGGCGGAGTGGCCCGTGAATTGGCGCGCGACCTCAGTGATGCCCGCTCGCCGGGGTGGCGCGTGTCGATCGCCGAGCTCGAGGCACCTGGCCCATTCTCTTCGTTTCCCGGCCTGCGCCGCCATTTTACCGTCATCGGTGATCGGCCGGTGCATCTCGACTGGCCGGATCGCCATGTCGCGCTGCCCCCCTTCGAGAGTGTGGCGTTCGAGGGCGACGAGGTGGTGAGCTGCCGTCTGCCCGACGGCGTGAGCCAGGCGCTCAATCTGATCCATGACCCGAAGCGCTGGCAGGCGAGCCTGGCCTGGTTCGACCCTGCCACGCCATTGATGCGTGACCTTGCGTGCGACACGCTGCTGGTTGTCGTGACGGGGGAGGCGCGCCTAGAAGCGCCCTCGCCTGCCACCCTCAACCAGGGCGATGCCTGGCAGTGGGACAGAGTTGGCGCGCATGCAGCGTCGGTGTCATCATCCGTTTCCCTGGAGGCGTCGCCACGGGCACGCCTGATCAGAATTGACCTGAAGCCGCTGACGACGTGA
- a CDS encoding isopenicillin N synthase family oxygenase translates to MATTIPLIDMHGVREGDPQCLASAGEAIRQACTEVGFFYIVNHGLSQPTIDEALTAAKAFFDLPLERKVEVAVDKRHRGFHRRGGAIMYQATRPDEKEFYSMGLDLPEDDPCVRAGEALRGPNQWPSFMPELQRAMDAYFHEVGRCGADLLRAVAVSLSLDPGFFATKYRKPLQRTQAIYYPVQTAERPADQFGVAPHTDYGCITLLYQDNAGGLQVRELGSERWIDAPFIEGSLVVNVGDLLSRWSNDRFQSTLHRVINTSGRERYSIATFFDPTYDAVVDPKELGVSAEVVKYPPVAAGDYILGRIDASMSYRRSAS, encoded by the coding sequence ATGGCTACCACGATTCCACTGATCGATATGCACGGGGTGCGCGAAGGCGATCCCCAGTGTCTGGCGAGTGCCGGCGAGGCGATCCGCCAGGCCTGCACCGAGGTCGGCTTCTTCTATATTGTCAATCATGGCCTGTCGCAGCCAACCATCGACGAGGCGTTGACGGCGGCCAAGGCCTTCTTCGATCTGCCGCTCGAGCGCAAGGTGGAGGTGGCGGTCGACAAGCGCCATCGCGGTTTCCATCGCCGCGGCGGGGCGATCATGTATCAGGCGACCCGCCCCGACGAGAAAGAGTTCTACAGCATGGGGCTCGACCTGCCCGAGGATGACCCCTGCGTACGGGCCGGCGAAGCGCTGCGTGGCCCGAACCAGTGGCCAAGCTTCATGCCGGAACTGCAGCGTGCCATGGACGCCTACTTCCATGAGGTAGGCCGTTGTGGGGCGGACCTGCTGCGCGCCGTTGCCGTGAGCCTGTCCCTCGACCCTGGCTTCTTTGCTACCAAGTACCGCAAGCCGCTGCAGCGCACCCAAGCGATCTACTACCCGGTACAGACGGCCGAGCGCCCTGCGGATCAGTTCGGCGTGGCGCCGCACACCGATTACGGCTGCATCACCCTGCTCTACCAGGACAATGCCGGCGGCCTGCAGGTGCGAGAACTGGGCAGCGAACGCTGGATCGACGCGCCCTTCATCGAGGGGTCGCTGGTGGTCAATGTCGGCGATCTGCTGTCGCGCTGGTCCAACGACCGCTTCCAGTCCACCCTGCACCGGGTCATCAATACCAGCGGCCGCGAACGCTACTCCATCGCCACCTTCTTCGATCCCACCTACGATGCCGTGGTCGACCCCAAGGAGCTTGGAGTAAGCGCCGAGGTAGTGAAATACCCGCCTGTGGCCGCGGGCGATTACATCCTGGGCCGCATCGACGCCTCGATGAGCTACCGCAGGAGCGCCTCTTGA
- the hutH gene encoding histidine ammonia-lyase yields MDLHLSPGELTLDTLRDLFERRPTLTFDAPSRARVDAAEARVVAILGSGRTVYGINTGFGILAQTSIPEASLTELQRNLVLSHSTGVGEFIDDATVGLILALKAASLARGHSGVRWEVIEALLALYNAQVYPCIPAKGSVGASGDLAPLAHLSATLLGEGRMRHAGREMSAREGLELAGLTPLVLAPKEGLALINGTQVSTALALRGLFATEKLFTAAVIAGSLTVDALKGSDVPFDARIQAVRGHPGQRDVAALYRELLGGSQIRESHRDCPRVQDPYSLRCQPQVMGACLDHLRFAAEVFLREANAVSDNPLIFDDGDVLSGGNFHAEPVAMAADVLALVIAEVGALSERRLAQLVDPKLSGLPAFLVKESGLNSGFMIAQVSAAALASENKTLAHPASVDSLPTSANQEDHVSMATFAARRLADMAFNSSAVVAIELLAAAQGVEFHLPLATSAPLGEALAIVRRDVTPYERDRYFAPDIEAAQRFVSEAAFEAILPRTRLYA; encoded by the coding sequence ATGGACCTCCATCTATCCCCCGGCGAGCTCACCCTGGATACGCTGCGCGACTTGTTCGAACGCCGCCCCACCCTCACCTTCGACGCACCGAGCCGGGCGCGCGTCGATGCCGCCGAGGCCAGGGTGGTGGCGATCCTCGGCAGCGGTCGCACGGTTTACGGCATCAATACCGGCTTCGGCATCCTTGCCCAGACCTCGATCCCCGAGGCGTCGCTGACCGAGCTGCAGCGCAACCTGGTGCTGTCGCACAGCACCGGTGTCGGCGAATTTATCGACGATGCCACGGTGGGCCTGATCCTGGCGCTCAAGGCGGCCTCGCTGGCGCGCGGCCATTCCGGGGTGCGCTGGGAGGTGATCGAGGCGCTGCTCGCGCTATACAACGCCCAGGTCTATCCGTGCATTCCGGCCAAGGGCTCGGTGGGCGCCTCCGGCGACCTGGCGCCGTTGGCACATCTGTCGGCAACGCTGCTCGGCGAGGGACGCATGCGCCACGCGGGGCGTGAAATGTCCGCCCGTGAGGGGCTCGAACTTGCCGGTCTGACACCGCTGGTGCTGGCACCCAAGGAGGGCCTGGCACTGATCAACGGCACCCAGGTCTCCACCGCCCTGGCGCTGCGCGGCCTGTTCGCCACCGAGAAGCTGTTCACCGCCGCGGTCATCGCCGGCAGCCTGACCGTGGATGCGCTCAAGGGTTCCGACGTGCCCTTCGACGCGCGCATCCAGGCGGTGCGTGGCCATCCCGGGCAGCGCGACGTGGCCGCGCTCTACCGCGAGTTGCTCGGCGGCAGCCAGATCCGCGAATCGCATCGCGACTGCCCACGCGTCCAGGACCCCTACTCGCTGCGCTGCCAGCCCCAGGTGATGGGGGCGTGTCTCGATCACTTGCGCTTCGCCGCCGAGGTGTTCCTGCGCGAAGCCAACGCGGTCTCCGACAATCCACTGATCTTCGACGACGGCGACGTACTCTCCGGCGGCAACTTCCACGCCGAGCCGGTGGCGATGGCCGCCGATGTGCTGGCACTGGTGATCGCCGAGGTCGGCGCACTCTCCGAGCGACGCCTCGCCCAGCTCGTCGACCCCAAACTCTCCGGCCTGCCGGCGTTCCTGGTCAAGGAGAGCGGTCTCAACTCCGGCTTCATGATCGCCCAGGTCAGCGCCGCGGCACTCGCCTCCGAGAACAAGACGCTGGCCCACCCGGCCAGCGTCGATAGCTTGCCCACCTCCGCCAACCAAGAGGATCACGTCTCGATGGCCACCTTTGCCGCACGGCGCCTGGCGGACATGGCCTTCAACTCAAGCGCAGTGGTCGCCATCGAATTGCTCGCCGCCGCCCAGGGCGTCGAATTCCATCTGCCGCTCGCCACCTCCGCACCGCTTGGCGAGGCGTTGGCGATCGTGCGCCGCGATGTGACACCTTATGAGCGCGACCGCTACTTCGCTCCGGATATCGAGGCGGCGCAGCGCTTCGTCAGCGAGGCGGCCTTCGAGGCGATCCTGCCCCGCACACGCCTCTATGCCTGA